From Actinosynnema mirum DSM 43827, a single genomic window includes:
- a CDS encoding RNA ligase family protein yields the protein MRTHYPRTPHLPWSPGSTSDDVRAGGVAGLFGREVVVTEKLDGENTTLYRDGSHARSLDSGHHPSRSWVKGLQARIGPHLPVGWRICGENVHARHSLAYDALDSWFYGFSVWDGDRCLSWDATTGFLHGIGVPTPPVLYRGDFSERLLRRLRVDTSVQEGYVVRAAQEFDRADFAHRVAKWVRPSHVRTDVHWMSAPVVPNGLSPRALLWDLRSGAPADPDALAATTGLPVDADALARLDPADALGDRRLAAVLATALHAVPRARLAAELAGLTGLPLSRRIADLAGLHRGPHREFPDGLRRSGLLRLATAVDLGVLHTVSAALAPDAAARENTAWSALHADELGPRPFAELRAGLLAESGSALCWADGRDRSVEQGRVLGVEEAVAATWRLRGPHPELLHLIGPSGSGKSTFGRGWGELVSLDELRAARGDRSDQSANDAIAYEARGLLDAALARGGDVVWDATSLTDQLRAPVDATARRRGALLTHVVALVSERVLDARDATRPHPVPAAVRAAQLRRYSPPYPWQAHRTWYLGESGEIEDDGGEP from the coding sequence ATGCGGACGCACTACCCCCGCACCCCGCACCTGCCGTGGTCGCCGGGGAGCACCTCCGACGACGTGCGGGCGGGCGGGGTCGCGGGACTTTTCGGGCGCGAGGTCGTGGTGACCGAGAAGCTCGACGGGGAGAACACGACGCTCTACCGCGACGGCTCGCACGCGCGCTCGCTCGACTCCGGGCACCACCCGTCGCGCTCCTGGGTCAAGGGGCTGCAGGCCCGGATCGGACCGCACCTGCCGGTCGGCTGGCGGATCTGCGGGGAGAACGTGCACGCCCGCCACTCGCTGGCCTACGACGCGCTGGACAGCTGGTTCTACGGCTTCTCGGTGTGGGACGGCGACCGCTGCCTGTCCTGGGACGCCACGACCGGGTTCCTGCACGGCATCGGCGTGCCCACGCCGCCGGTGCTGTACCGGGGCGACTTCAGCGAGCGCCTGCTGCGCCGGTTGCGCGTGGACACCTCGGTGCAGGAGGGCTACGTGGTGCGCGCGGCCCAGGAGTTCGACCGGGCCGACTTCGCCCACCGGGTCGCGAAGTGGGTGCGGCCCTCGCACGTGCGCACCGACGTGCACTGGATGAGCGCCCCGGTCGTGCCCAACGGGCTGAGCCCGCGCGCCCTGCTGTGGGACCTGCGCTCCGGCGCGCCGGCGGACCCCGACGCGCTCGCCGCCACCACCGGGCTGCCGGTCGACGCCGACGCGCTCGCCCGGCTCGACCCCGCCGACGCCCTCGGCGACCGCCGCCTCGCCGCCGTGCTGGCCACCGCGCTGCACGCCGTCCCGCGCGCCCGCCTCGCCGCCGAACTCGCTGGCCTGACGGGACTTCCGCTGTCCCGCCGTATCGCCGACCTCGCCGGGCTGCACCGGGGGCCGCACCGCGAGTTCCCCGACGGGCTGCGCCGCTCCGGGCTGCTGCGGCTGGCCACCGCCGTCGACCTCGGGGTGCTGCACACCGTGTCCGCCGCGCTCGCCCCGGACGCTGCTGCCCGCGAGAACACCGCGTGGTCCGCGCTGCACGCCGACGAGCTGGGCCCGCGCCCGTTCGCCGAGCTGCGCGCGGGACTGCTGGCCGAGAGCGGTTCCGCGCTGTGCTGGGCCGATGGCCGCGACCGGTCCGTCGAGCAGGGGCGGGTGCTGGGCGTGGAGGAGGCGGTGGCCGCCACGTGGCGGCTGCGCGGGCCGCACCCCGAGCTGCTGCACCTGATCGGGCCGTCCGGCAGCGGCAAGTCCACGTTCGGGCGCGGCTGGGGCGAGCTGGTCTCGCTCGACGAGCTGCGCGCCGCGCGCGGCGACCGCTCCGACCAGTCCGCCAACGACGCGATCGCCTACGAGGCAAGGGGTCTGCTCGACGCGGCGCTCGCGCGCGGCGGTGACGTGGTGTGGGACGCCACCTCGCTCACCGACCAGCTGCGCGCGCCCGTGGACGCCACCGCCCGCAGGCGCGGCGCGCTGCTCACCCACGTCGTCGCGCTCGTGTCCGAGCGGGTGCTCGACGCGCGCGACGCGACCCGGCCGCACCCGGTGCCCGCCGCCGTGCGCGCCGCGCAGCTGCGCCGCTACAGCCCGCCGTACCCGTGGCAGGCGCACCGCACCTGGTACCTGGGCGAGAGCGGCGAGATCGAGGACGACGGGGGAGAGCCCTGA
- a CDS encoding DUF6055 domain-containing protein has protein sequence MIGRSGRRRPLRAWVTALVVGVLAAGLVQPTAASAAAKSVYIPARWTQTGEVPWAQERTRESANFILLWGEKSGANPVAAPSPYNFDPNSVITQLENLYSFYVNTMKFTPETGLLAQHKIIVIVTRTWNRTALDAWATGGSTDGRVGVINVAPGAALPGSWGLAHELAHVFQNYTFLGRSGVGFTAPYSGTFWETSAEFMAMQALPTTAAGDLTRWLRSENLYWSSSRHHYGNWMLMQYIKDRDGLPMFNRIWNEATSSEHPLDTYRRIAGITQAELNRRIGEYATRNVTWDFGNRSTLMPFIDNVYGSGFLKAYNGGLVEAVDAGAGHFRMNTRTAPSDYGFNKIKMVPTTNGGLVKVRVKGHTETGAAGWAFGMVALRNGGSPRYSPVTVATDGQIDFQLQSGENEVYLVVTGTPNSVPRYAFLDGYNAAKRYPYEFRVSGATPSGFEPNHVKPAATSGGRWHSNGGGWVANTANVAASAYVGPKAAVMGRASVQGNARVEGLGWVNGGTVGGNAVVRDNALIQDGANLSGNVVVGGDAEFAIACSSGTYLAFNPDRGCDGRAGETDVNPAHGTFPTSDLALR, from the coding sequence ATGATCGGCAGATCAGGACGGCGGAGGCCGCTGCGCGCTTGGGTGACGGCCCTGGTCGTCGGCGTGCTCGCGGCGGGGCTCGTGCAGCCCACCGCGGCGAGCGCGGCGGCCAAGAGCGTCTACATCCCGGCGCGCTGGACCCAGACCGGAGAGGTCCCCTGGGCGCAGGAGCGGACCCGCGAGTCCGCGAACTTCATCCTGCTGTGGGGCGAGAAGTCCGGCGCCAACCCGGTGGCGGCGCCCTCCCCCTACAACTTCGACCCGAACAGCGTCATCACCCAGCTGGAGAACCTCTACAGCTTCTACGTGAACACGATGAAGTTCACGCCGGAGACGGGGCTGCTCGCCCAGCACAAGATCATCGTGATCGTCACCCGGACCTGGAACCGGACCGCGCTGGACGCCTGGGCGACCGGCGGCTCCACCGACGGCCGGGTCGGCGTGATCAACGTGGCGCCCGGCGCGGCGCTGCCCGGCTCGTGGGGCCTCGCGCACGAGCTGGCGCACGTCTTCCAGAACTACACCTTCCTGGGCCGCTCCGGGGTGGGCTTCACCGCGCCGTACTCGGGCACGTTCTGGGAGACCAGCGCGGAGTTCATGGCCATGCAGGCGCTGCCGACCACGGCCGCGGGCGACCTGACCCGCTGGCTGCGCTCGGAGAACCTGTACTGGAGCTCCAGCCGCCACCACTACGGCAACTGGATGCTGATGCAGTACATCAAGGACCGCGACGGTCTTCCGATGTTCAACCGCATCTGGAACGAGGCCACCAGCTCCGAGCACCCGCTGGACACCTACCGGCGCATCGCCGGGATCACCCAGGCCGAGCTGAACAGGCGGATCGGCGAGTACGCGACCCGCAACGTCACGTGGGACTTCGGCAACCGCTCGACGCTGATGCCCTTCATCGACAACGTGTACGGCTCCGGGTTCCTCAAGGCGTACAACGGCGGTCTGGTCGAGGCGGTGGACGCGGGCGCCGGGCACTTCCGGATGAACACCCGCACCGCGCCGTCCGACTACGGCTTCAACAAGATCAAGATGGTGCCGACCACCAACGGCGGCCTGGTGAAGGTGCGCGTCAAGGGGCACACCGAGACCGGTGCCGCGGGCTGGGCGTTCGGCATGGTGGCGCTGCGCAACGGCGGCAGCCCGCGCTACTCGCCGGTGACCGTGGCCACCGACGGGCAGATCGACTTCCAGCTCCAGTCCGGGGAGAACGAGGTCTACCTGGTCGTCACCGGCACGCCGAACTCGGTGCCGCGCTACGCGTTCCTCGACGGCTACAACGCCGCGAAGCGCTACCCGTACGAGTTCCGGGTCTCCGGCGCGACGCCGTCCGGGTTCGAGCCGAACCACGTCAAGCCCGCGGCGACCAGTGGTGGACGCTGGCACAGCAACGGCGGTGGTTGGGTCGCGAACACCGCGAACGTGGCCGCGAGCGCGTACGTCGGCCCCAAGGCCGCCGTCATGGGCCGCGCCTCGGTGCAGGGCAACGCGCGCGTCGAGGGCCTGGGCTGGGTCAACGGCGGCACGGTCGGCGGCAACGCGGTCGTGCGGGACAACGCGCTGATCCAGGACGGGGCGAACCTGTCGGGCAACGTCGTGGTCGGCGGCGACGCCGAGTTCGCGATCGCCTGCTCGTCCGGCACGTACCTGGCGTTCAACCCCGACCGGGGTTGCGACGGCAGGGCTGGGGAGACCGACGTCAACCCGGCGCACGGCACGTTCCCGACCTCGGACCTGGCGCTGCGCTAG
- a CDS encoding GNAT family N-acetyltransferase yields MVDYEWRGRFTNAEVNALHAEGFEHRLLDDDWWGQVARHSLGWVCARSGPELVGFVNVAWDGGVHAFVLDTLVTAAHRRTGVGRGLVARAVEGAREARCEWLHVDFDDHLVPFYFDSCGFRPTPAGLIPL; encoded by the coding sequence GTGGTCGACTACGAGTGGCGGGGACGCTTCACCAACGCCGAGGTCAACGCGCTGCACGCCGAGGGCTTCGAGCACCGGCTCCTGGACGACGACTGGTGGGGCCAGGTGGCCAGGCACAGCCTGGGCTGGGTGTGCGCCAGGAGCGGGCCGGAACTGGTCGGGTTCGTCAACGTGGCCTGGGACGGCGGGGTCCACGCGTTCGTGCTCGACACCCTCGTCACCGCCGCGCACCGGCGCACGGGCGTCGGGCGGGGGCTGGTGGCGCGGGCCGTGGAGGGCGCGCGGGAGGCCCGGTGCGAGTGGCTGCACGTGGACTTCGACGACCACCTCGTGCCGTTCTACTTCGACTCCTGCGGCTTCCGGCCCACCCCGGCGGGCCTGATCCCGCTCTGA
- a CDS encoding glycoside hydrolase family 12 protein — protein MVNRIRAAFAVFAVVASLLASTGVASAAVWSSTDKWGTWSNGGYTVRNDVWGSGVGPQTIWANSYSNWGVWADHPNTGGVKSYPHSAKAIGRKLSALSTLRSSFNVTRPGGGAYATAYDIWADNHAYEIMIWANKQGAVGPIGSKQTTVSVGGHTWDVYRGSNGSNAVFSFIRTSNTNSGTVDVLAVLRWIRTQGWYGDVTVDEVQFGFEITSSAGGMDFVSTSFSVTS, from the coding sequence ATGGTGAACAGGATTCGCGCCGCGTTCGCGGTGTTCGCGGTCGTCGCCTCGCTCCTCGCCTCGACCGGTGTGGCGAGCGCGGCGGTCTGGTCGTCGACCGACAAGTGGGGGACCTGGTCCAACGGCGGCTACACCGTCCGCAACGACGTGTGGGGCAGCGGCGTGGGGCCGCAGACCATCTGGGCCAACAGCTACAGCAACTGGGGCGTGTGGGCCGACCACCCGAACACCGGCGGGGTCAAGTCCTACCCGCACTCGGCGAAGGCGATCGGGCGCAAGCTCAGCGCGCTGAGCACGCTCCGCAGCTCGTTCAACGTGACCAGGCCCGGTGGCGGGGCCTACGCCACCGCGTACGACATCTGGGCGGACAACCACGCCTACGAGATCATGATCTGGGCCAACAAGCAGGGCGCGGTCGGGCCGATCGGGTCGAAGCAGACCACGGTGAGCGTCGGCGGGCACACCTGGGACGTGTACCGGGGCTCGAACGGCTCGAACGCGGTGTTCTCGTTCATCCGCACCTCGAACACCAACTCCGGCACGGTGGACGTGCTCGCGGTGCTGCGCTGGATCCGCACCCAGGGGTGGTACGGGGACGTGACGGTGGACGAGGTGCAGTTCGGCTTCGAGATCACCTCGTCGGCGGGCGGGATGGACTTCGTGTCCACCAGCTTCTCGGTGACGAGCTGA
- a CDS encoding ABC transporter ATP-binding protein yields the protein MTTAETTPAKTTTTTTTEPTERTTEPVTHPALPVATGRQSAAELWRAVRAHRSEALVVLLLTLLASAGVVAGPLLLGSLVDVVREGATTGELLALLAVTAAAVLFGAVFTALALRAMERLGARISADLRERVLARALAVEPKVLERVGVGDVASRVTEDVEHFVAAVPLVSSVFGAVVTVVVSALGFASLDYRLALAFCAVFPVYALALRSYLPKAGPLYAAERRDAAERGRVLLESLHGLPTVRAYDMQELQAKRVEVASERNVSTALRALKTVLRFSVSMNAAEAVGLSALLLTGYLLVTSGEVTVGAVTAAALLFHRLFGPLGMLLMSFDDMQRAGSALARVVGVLLTPQEPERAPRSPRGPVSLTAQGVRHSYDTGREVLHGVDLEVPAGTSLAVVGASGAGKTTLAAILGGVFPATQGQVRLVDDGGPVPVGELDQDGLRDWVGVVSQETHVFAGPLRDDVLFSAPGSTDEQVRDALAAVGADAWVRALPQGLDTRVGAGEHPLTASQVQQLALARLVLRDPPVVVLDEATAEAGSSGARDLERAAEAAVRGRTAIVVAHRLTQAKACDRIAVVDAGRVVELGTHDELVALGGRYATLWAAWSQR from the coding sequence ATGACCACCGCCGAGACGACCCCCGCCAAGACCACCACCACCACCACCACCGAGCCGACCGAGCGGACCACCGAGCCCGTGACCCACCCTGCCCTGCCCGTGGCCACCGGCCGCCAGTCGGCTGCCGAGCTGTGGCGGGCCGTGCGCGCCCACCGCTCCGAGGCGCTGGTCGTGCTGCTGCTGACCCTGCTCGCCAGCGCGGGCGTGGTCGCCGGACCGCTGCTGCTGGGCAGCCTGGTGGACGTGGTCCGCGAGGGCGCCACCACCGGCGAGCTGCTCGCCCTGCTCGCCGTCACCGCCGCCGCCGTGCTGTTCGGCGCCGTGTTCACCGCGCTGGCCCTGCGCGCCATGGAGCGCCTGGGCGCCCGGATCTCCGCCGACCTGCGCGAGCGCGTCCTGGCGCGCGCGCTGGCCGTGGAGCCGAAGGTGCTGGAGCGGGTGGGCGTCGGCGACGTCGCCTCCCGCGTCACCGAGGACGTCGAGCACTTCGTCGCGGCCGTCCCGCTGGTGTCGTCGGTGTTCGGCGCCGTCGTCACCGTCGTGGTGTCCGCGCTGGGCTTCGCCTCGCTGGACTACCGGCTCGCGCTCGCGTTCTGCGCGGTGTTCCCGGTGTACGCGCTGGCGCTGCGCTCCTACCTGCCCAAGGCGGGACCGCTGTACGCGGCCGAGCGCCGGGACGCCGCCGAGCGCGGCCGGGTGCTGCTGGAGTCGCTGCACGGCCTGCCGACCGTGCGCGCCTACGACATGCAGGAGTTGCAGGCCAAGCGGGTCGAGGTGGCGTCCGAGCGCAACGTGAGCACGGCGCTGCGCGCGCTCAAGACGGTGCTGCGCTTCAGCGTGTCCATGAACGCCGCCGAGGCCGTCGGGCTGTCCGCGCTGCTGCTGACCGGCTACCTGCTGGTCACCTCGGGCGAGGTGACGGTGGGCGCGGTCACGGCCGCAGCCCTGCTGTTCCACCGCCTGTTCGGCCCGCTGGGGATGCTGCTGATGTCGTTCGACGACATGCAGCGCGCCGGTTCCGCGCTCGCCAGGGTCGTCGGGGTGCTGCTCACCCCGCAGGAGCCCGAGCGCGCGCCGAGGTCCCCGCGCGGTCCGGTCTCCCTGACCGCGCAGGGCGTGCGCCACTCCTACGACACCGGCCGCGAGGTGCTGCACGGCGTCGACCTGGAGGTCCCGGCGGGCACGTCGCTGGCCGTGGTCGGGGCCAGCGGCGCGGGCAAGACGACGCTCGCGGCGATCCTCGGCGGGGTCTTCCCGGCCACGCAGGGCCAGGTGCGCCTGGTCGACGACGGCGGCCCGGTGCCGGTGGGCGAGCTGGACCAGGACGGGCTGCGCGACTGGGTCGGCGTGGTCTCCCAGGAGACGCACGTGTTCGCGGGCCCGCTGCGCGACGACGTCCTGTTCTCCGCGCCGGGCAGCACGGACGAGCAGGTGCGCGACGCGCTGGCCGCCGTGGGCGCGGACGCGTGGGTGCGGGCCCTGCCGCAGGGCCTGGACACGCGGGTGGGCGCGGGCGAGCACCCGCTGACCGCCTCGCAGGTGCAGCAGCTGGCGCTGGCCAGGCTCGTGCTGCGCGACCCGCCGGTGGTCGTGCTGGACGAGGCCACCGCCGAGGCGGGCAGCTCCGGCGCGCGCGATCTGGAGCGGGCGGCCGAGGCCGCGGTGCGCGGTCGCACCGCGATCGTCGTGGCGCACCGGCTCACCCAGGCGAAGGCGTGCGACCGGATCGCGGTCGTGGACGCCGGGCGCGTGGTCGAGCTCGGCACCCACGACGAGCTGGTCGCCCTGGGTGGTCGGTACGCGACCCTGTGGGCGGCCTGGTCCCAGCGCTGA
- a CDS encoding ABC transporter transmembrane domain-containing protein: MSPEQSAAAPLPAPEAGPAPDGERPPGARTPSDDRPGAERPDSEQSSDHQPGGDRSARGREAGVEAPGRALLRDVFRRNARSTALGCALSVVHQTCEALVPVAIGLAVDRAVSSGSPAAIAVAVLGVLLLFAVLSSGGGLSFWVLDRTILTEAHRLRVRGIGRVLTDPSVGQDRRAGELTNILTSDARATAESLRVRALLVSASVGLTVSVVVLLGVDLLLGLGVVVVLPLLVLGVDRLGPWLENRVQARQEAGGLAAAVAAELVHALRPLRGFGGVPEAVRRYRIASRRSLGTAVDAATASSALVGVGQIATGLLLVGTTAAAGLMALSGRISVGELVTVVAMASFVADPVRYIADCVKQIAVSRASADRVAALLAPARAEERATDPEPGPLTVRSAGVEFTLKPGEVLGLVVADPAVADRLTALLNGAGPGAWLGDVPLADVDMHVRRRHLHVEPHAAHLLGGSLTAALDTGRATDQAAVDRALAAASAEDVVESLVDGDLHDHGANLSGGQRQRLALARALAADPPLLVLRDPLTAVDAVTEHRVARGVHELRHGTGAGTVVLTTSPPLLSRCDRVVFVAAEVEQAGTGSRGDASHAEGTHADLSAIPAYAEVVLR, encoded by the coding sequence ATGTCCCCTGAGCAGAGCGCCGCGGCGCCCCTGCCCGCACCCGAGGCGGGACCCGCACCCGACGGCGAACGTCCCCCCGGCGCACGAACCCCGAGCGACGACCGGCCCGGCGCCGAGCGGCCTGACAGCGAGCAGTCCAGTGATCACCAGCCCGGCGGTGACCGGTCCGCCCGTGGCCGGGAGGCGGGCGTCGAAGCGCCCGGCCGGGCCCTGTTGCGCGACGTGTTCCGGCGGAACGCCCGGTCCACCGCGCTCGGGTGCGCGTTGTCCGTCGTGCACCAGACCTGCGAAGCGCTGGTCCCGGTCGCCATCGGGCTCGCCGTCGACCGGGCCGTGTCCAGCGGGTCGCCGGCCGCGATCGCGGTCGCGGTGCTCGGGGTGCTGCTGCTGTTCGCGGTGCTCTCCTCCGGTGGCGGCCTGTCGTTCTGGGTGCTCGACCGGACGATCCTCACCGAGGCGCACCGGCTGCGCGTGCGCGGCATCGGGCGGGTGCTGACCGATCCTTCCGTCGGGCAGGACCGCCGGGCCGGTGAGCTGACGAACATCCTCACCTCGGACGCCCGCGCCACCGCCGAGTCGCTGCGCGTGCGGGCCCTGCTGGTGTCCGCCTCGGTCGGTCTGACCGTGTCCGTGGTGGTGCTGCTCGGCGTCGACCTGCTGCTCGGGCTCGGGGTCGTCGTGGTGCTGCCGCTGCTGGTCCTGGGCGTCGACCGGCTCGGGCCGTGGCTGGAGAACCGGGTGCAGGCACGGCAGGAGGCCGGCGGGCTCGCCGCCGCCGTCGCCGCCGAGCTGGTGCACGCCCTGCGCCCGCTGCGCGGCTTCGGGGGCGTGCCCGAGGCGGTGCGCCGCTACCGGATCGCCAGCCGCCGCTCGCTCGGCACCGCCGTCGACGCGGCCACCGCCTCGTCCGCTCTGGTGGGCGTCGGCCAGATCGCCACCGGGCTGCTGCTGGTCGGCACCACCGCCGCCGCGGGTCTGATGGCGCTGTCCGGGCGGATCAGCGTGGGCGAGCTGGTGACCGTCGTCGCGATGGCCTCCTTCGTCGCCGACCCGGTCCGCTACATCGCCGACTGCGTCAAGCAGATCGCCGTGTCCCGCGCCAGCGCCGACCGCGTCGCCGCGCTGCTCGCCCCCGCCCGCGCCGAGGAGCGCGCCACCGACCCCGAGCCCGGTCCGCTGACCGTGCGCTCGGCCGGTGTCGAGTTCACCCTCAAGCCGGGCGAGGTGCTGGGACTGGTGGTCGCCGACCCGGCCGTCGCCGACCGGCTCACCGCCCTGCTCAACGGCGCAGGCCCTGGCGCGTGGCTCGGCGACGTGCCGCTCGCCGACGTGGACATGCACGTGCGCCGCCGCCACCTGCACGTCGAACCGCACGCCGCCCACCTGCTCGGCGGCAGCCTCACCGCCGCGCTCGACACCGGGCGCGCCACCGACCAGGCCGCCGTCGACCGCGCGCTGGCGGCTGCCTCGGCCGAGGACGTCGTCGAGTCGCTGGTCGACGGCGACCTGCACGACCACGGCGCGAACCTGTCCGGCGGGCAGCGCCAGCGCCTCGCGCTGGCCAGGGCGCTCGCCGCCGACCCGCCGCTGCTGGTGCTGCGCGACCCGCTCACCGCCGTCGACGCGGTCACCGAGCACCGCGTCGCCAGGGGCGTGCACGAGCTGCGCCACGGCACGGGCGCGGGCACCGTCGTGCTGACCACGTCCCCGCCGCTGCTCTCCCGCTGCGACCGCGTGGTGTTCGTGGCCGCCGAGGTCGAGCAGGCCGGGACCGGCTCGCGCGGCGACGCCTCGCACGCCGAGGGCACCCACGCCGACCTGTCCGCCATCCCCGCCTACGCCGAGGTGGTGCTGCGATGA
- a CDS encoding SSI family serine proteinase inhibitor has translation MRMHAKATGLLTALVVAGVVLTPQASAAEATWTDVELMVVHDHGSAVKARLICPPTEESTHPDSQAACAALDAVAGDLDALPVDDQAQCTYEWMPLTASATGMINGTSVQWERQYPNQCVLDSTTGVVFAVEASQPA, from the coding sequence ATGCGGATGCACGCGAAGGCCACCGGACTGCTCACCGCGCTCGTCGTCGCAGGCGTCGTGCTGACGCCCCAGGCGTCGGCGGCCGAGGCGACGTGGACCGACGTGGAGCTGATGGTGGTCCACGACCACGGCTCGGCCGTGAAGGCGCGGCTGATCTGCCCGCCGACCGAGGAGTCCACGCACCCCGACAGCCAGGCCGCCTGCGCGGCGCTGGACGCGGTCGCGGGGGATCTGGACGCGCTGCCGGTCGACGACCAGGCGCAGTGCACCTACGAGTGGATGCCGCTGACGGCGTCCGCCACGGGGATGATCAACGGGACGTCCGTGCAGTGGGAGCGGCAGTACCCGAACCAGTGCGTGCTGGACAGCACGACGGGCGTGGTGTTCGCCGTGGAGGCGTCACAGCCCGCCTGA